From one Sphingomonas xanthus genomic stretch:
- a CDS encoding N-acetyltransferase: MTAPLTIRKVADKADRKRFVDFAWTVYRDDPYWVPPLKDEVHGLLDPKRNPWFGHGRAELWLALRGDRVVGRISAQVDELVQQHMRPGTGQWGMFEALEPEVAAALIATAESWLREQAMVRAIGPMSISIWDEPGLLIKGFRQSPMVMMGHHRPEYEGWIEAAGYSKAKDLYTYELDIRIDMIPVIERLIRAGEANPRINVRKVDASRFDAEAAIILNLLNDAWSDNWGFVPLTEAEIAYAGKKLKPIIYEDLVRIAEYDGEPVAFMITIPDVNELIRDLDGRLFPFGWAKLLWRLRKPRTARVRVPLMGVAKKIQGSRLAGQLAFMLIEQIRRACVADFGVTHGEFGWVLEDNQGMMSIAQLPGANINHVYRIYQRDLG; this comes from the coding sequence ATGACTGCTCCGCTCACCATCCGCAAGGTCGCCGACAAGGCTGATCGAAAACGCTTCGTCGACTTCGCCTGGACGGTCTATCGCGACGATCCCTATTGGGTCCCGCCGCTCAAGGACGAAGTGCATGGGCTGCTAGATCCGAAGCGCAATCCCTGGTTCGGCCATGGCCGTGCGGAGCTTTGGCTTGCACTGCGCGGCGACCGGGTGGTGGGACGTATCAGCGCCCAGGTCGACGAACTGGTTCAGCAGCATATGCGCCCCGGAACCGGCCAGTGGGGCATGTTCGAGGCGCTGGAGCCCGAGGTCGCAGCCGCGCTGATCGCGACCGCCGAATCCTGGCTTCGGGAACAGGCGATGGTTCGCGCGATCGGCCCCATGTCCATTTCGATCTGGGATGAACCCGGCCTGCTGATCAAGGGGTTCAGGCAATCGCCGATGGTGATGATGGGTCATCACCGTCCCGAATATGAAGGCTGGATCGAAGCGGCCGGCTATAGCAAGGCCAAGGACCTTTATACCTACGAGCTCGATATCCGGATTGACATGATCCCGGTGATCGAACGGCTTATCCGGGCCGGTGAGGCCAACCCCCGGATCAATGTGCGAAAGGTCGACGCCTCGCGCTTTGATGCGGAGGCAGCGATCATCCTCAACCTTTTGAACGACGCCTGGTCGGACAATTGGGGGTTCGTTCCGCTGACCGAGGCGGAAATCGCCTATGCCGGCAAAAAGCTGAAACCGATCATTTATGAGGATCTCGTGCGGATTGCCGAATATGATGGCGAGCCGGTGGCCTTCATGATCACCATCCCGGACGTCAACGAACTGATCCGTGACCTCGACGGACGGCTGTTTCCGTTCGGTTGGGCCAAATTGCTGTGGCGGCTTCGCAAGCCGCGGACGGCGCGAGTGCGCGTGCCATTGATGGGCGTTGCCAAGAAAATCCAGGGCTCGCGGCTGGCGGGACAACTGGCCTTCATGCTGATCGAGCAGATCCGCCGCGCCTGCGTCGCCGATTTCGGCGTCACCCATGGCGAATTCGGCTGGGTGCTGGAGGATAATCAGGGCATGATGTCGATCGCCCAGCTACCCGGCGCGAACATCAACCACGTCTATCGTATCT
- a CDS encoding fatty acid desaturase family protein, producing MNSKTIPLQRGGAGRRESPAALVRADDKAMLKAAADLTRELNQPNSSIYWADFLGSALLGYAALAIAVTAASVSTGLVAALVSVLALYRAGSFIHELTHLKPGAVPGFRLAWNAIVGVPLLVPSFLYEGVHNQHHAKTYYGTANDPEYLPLALMKPWTLPIFLLAAALAPIGMLIRFAVLAPLSLVSPALRAQVVARYSGLQINPQFRRPAPQGQFGRDWAVQETAASLWAIALIVMAVSGVIALRPFLIGLGIASGVMFLNQVRTLVAHLWENDGQPMSVAEQFLDSVNVPPPATLPALWAPVGLRYHGLHHLLPGLPYHALGEAHRRLVATLPGDSIYFRSNHRGLSPLVARLAASSWRGGRPG from the coding sequence ATGAACAGCAAGACCATTCCTCTGCAGCGCGGCGGCGCTGGCCGGCGCGAATCGCCCGCTGCCTTGGTGCGCGCGGATGACAAGGCCATGCTGAAGGCTGCGGCCGACCTGACCCGCGAATTGAACCAGCCCAACAGCAGCATCTACTGGGCCGATTTCCTCGGTTCCGCACTACTCGGCTACGCCGCGCTGGCAATTGCGGTTACTGCGGCGAGTGTCAGCACCGGTCTTGTCGCCGCGCTCGTCTCGGTGCTCGCTCTCTATCGCGCCGGCAGCTTCATCCACGAATTGACCCATTTGAAGCCAGGCGCGGTGCCAGGTTTCCGATTGGCGTGGAACGCGATCGTCGGCGTGCCGCTGTTGGTTCCGTCCTTCCTCTACGAAGGCGTCCACAACCAGCATCACGCCAAGACCTATTATGGAACGGCCAATGACCCCGAATATCTGCCGCTCGCGCTGATGAAGCCGTGGACCTTGCCGATATTCCTGCTGGCCGCGGCGCTCGCTCCGATTGGGATGCTAATCCGATTCGCGGTGCTTGCTCCGCTGTCGCTGGTGAGCCCGGCGCTGCGCGCCCAGGTGGTCGCCCGCTATTCCGGACTTCAGATCAATCCGCAGTTCCGCCGGCCTGCCCCGCAGGGCCAGTTCGGCCGCGATTGGGCGGTGCAGGAAACCGCCGCAAGCCTCTGGGCGATCGCGCTGATCGTCATGGCGGTCAGCGGGGTCATCGCGCTCCGCCCGTTCCTGATCGGCCTCGGCATCGCGTCGGGAGTGATGTTCCTCAACCAGGTCCGCACGTTGGTCGCGCACCTGTGGGAGAATGACGGTCAGCCGATGAGCGTTGCCGAACAATTCCTCGACAGCGTCAACGTCCCGCCGCCGGCAACGCTTCCGGCGCTCTGGGCGCCCGTTGGCCTGCGGTATCACGGACTGCACCACCTGCTGCCTGGCCTGCCCTATCATGCGCTTGGCGAAGCGCACCGCAGGCTGGTTGCCACGCTTCCCGGTGACAGCATCTATTTCCGGTCGAACCATCGCGGCCTGTCGCCGCTGGTCGCGCGGCTCGCTGCAAGCAGCTGGCGGGGCGGCCGCCCGGGCTGA
- the lptG gene encoding LPS export ABC transporter permease LptG, with product MINLNFMPSRQLALYAGKMFLTRSFAVLMALVLVLMALDLLGESGKILKVEGNGEAELWRYVSLRVPMLVSRFLPFSVLLGALIAFTSLNQHSEVVSMKAAGLSAHQILAPMIVASLAVAALLFMFNETVVVKATRTLNAWESEDYGPIPPDSGILSNVWVRDGEDLVRARLVLGRGKGARLRGVTFYDRDYGTLARVIEAERATQQRGGWSLEKVRIYDARTNMVLRQGSIQLLQGVEPQRFTLAQVDPAERDIHALRGAIAELEQAGRPTEEAVTGWWHKISGPLSTMLMPLLAATAAFGLARSGKVLLRATIGMALGFAYFVADNFSMALGNIGAYPPFLAAWAPFFLFLLIGELVLIRQEE from the coding sequence ATGATCAACCTCAACTTCATGCCTTCGCGGCAGTTGGCGCTTTACGCCGGCAAGATGTTCCTCACGCGCAGCTTCGCGGTGCTGATGGCGCTTGTCCTCGTCTTGATGGCGCTCGACCTGCTTGGCGAATCCGGCAAAATCCTCAAGGTCGAGGGCAATGGCGAGGCCGAGCTTTGGCGCTACGTGTCGCTGCGCGTGCCGATGTTGGTCTCGCGTTTCCTGCCCTTTTCGGTGCTGCTAGGCGCGCTGATCGCCTTCACCAGTCTCAACCAGCATAGCGAAGTGGTGTCGATGAAGGCCGCGGGACTGTCGGCGCACCAGATCCTTGCACCTATGATCGTCGCCAGCCTGGCGGTCGCCGCCTTGCTGTTTATGTTCAATGAGACCGTGGTGGTGAAGGCGACCCGCACCCTCAACGCCTGGGAAAGCGAGGATTATGGCCCGATCCCGCCCGACAGCGGCATCCTGTCCAACGTCTGGGTGCGCGACGGCGAGGATCTTGTCCGGGCTCGTCTCGTCCTGGGGCGCGGCAAGGGCGCGCGGCTTCGCGGCGTGACCTTTTACGACCGCGACTACGGCACGCTTGCCCGGGTGATCGAGGCCGAGCGGGCGACCCAGCAGCGCGGTGGCTGGAGCCTCGAGAAGGTCCGAATCTATGACGCGCGGACCAATATGGTCTTGCGCCAAGGTAGCATACAGCTGCTTCAGGGGGTCGAGCCCCAGCGCTTCACCCTCGCCCAGGTCGATCCCGCCGAACGCGACATCCATGCGTTGCGCGGCGCGATCGCCGAACTGGAGCAGGCAGGGCGTCCAACCGAGGAAGCCGTCACCGGCTGGTGGCACAAGATCAGCGGGCCCTTGTCCACCATGCTGATGCCGCTGCTGGCGGCGACCGCCGCGTTTGGGCTGGCGCGTTCCGGCAAGGTACTGCTTCGCGCGACGATCGGAATGGCGCTTGGGTTTGCCTATTTCGTTGCCGACAATTTCAGCATGGCGCTTGGGAATATCGGCGCCTACCCACCGTTCCTCGCCGCCTGGGCGCCCTTCTTCCTGTTCCTGTTGATTGGCGAACTGGTGCTGATCCGCCAGGAGGAATAA
- the lptF gene encoding LPS export ABC transporter permease LptF, giving the protein MVPRGRKGADLLALVDRYLARNIAVPLIGTLVLAAMLLVLDKMLRLFDFVISAGGPVRVVWQMLANMLPEYFSLGIPIGLLLGILLAFRKLALSSELDALRGIGVGYTRLLRVPYMYTVALLLLNIAIVGWLDPYARYRYEGLRFDLKSGALGASIKVGEFTDFGKRMTLRIERSEDDGTKLMGIFTALDDKSGMRLAATAAEGQFLATDDPDTIIFRLRQGRLVQDGPKFATPRTLSFDSYDLPINLPAIDPFRNRGNQEKELTLPEVASRAYAGTAESRKDERAARANLHFRLVEIAMMLMLPLLAVALAVPPKRSHSSLGIFVGIVMVVTYHKINQYAESAGAQGRLQPELALWLPFLGLVALIAWMYHVIAHRPGGQPIGALEAAFAKLGRAVRRMLPKRRFERTVAAA; this is encoded by the coding sequence ATGGTGCCGCGAGGACGAAAAGGTGCTGATCTTTTGGCGTTGGTCGATCGCTATCTGGCGCGGAACATCGCGGTTCCCTTGATCGGGACACTGGTATTGGCGGCGATGCTGCTGGTGCTGGACAAGATGTTGCGCCTGTTCGACTTCGTGATCAGCGCCGGAGGCCCAGTCCGCGTCGTCTGGCAAATGCTGGCCAACATGCTGCCGGAATATTTCTCCCTCGGCATTCCGATCGGCCTGCTGCTCGGGATCCTGCTCGCGTTCCGCAAGCTCGCGCTGTCGTCGGAACTGGATGCGCTTCGCGGCATCGGCGTCGGCTATACCCGGCTGCTTCGCGTGCCCTACATGTACACGGTCGCGCTGCTGCTGCTAAACATCGCCATCGTCGGCTGGCTCGATCCTTATGCCCGCTATCGTTACGAAGGGCTTCGCTTCGACCTCAAGTCCGGCGCGCTCGGCGCGTCGATCAAGGTCGGGGAGTTCACCGACTTCGGCAAGCGAATGACGCTGCGCATCGAGCGGAGCGAGGACGACGGTACCAAGCTTATGGGCATCTTTACAGCGCTCGACGACAAGTCGGGCATGCGCCTCGCGGCGACCGCCGCGGAAGGCCAGTTTCTCGCGACCGACGATCCGGACACGATCATTTTCCGTCTCCGCCAGGGCCGGCTGGTCCAGGACGGGCCGAAATTCGCAACGCCCCGAACGCTGTCGTTCGACAGCTACGACCTACCGATCAACCTGCCGGCGATCGATCCCTTCCGGAACCGCGGCAACCAGGAAAAGGAACTGACCCTGCCGGAAGTCGCCAGCCGCGCCTATGCGGGTACGGCCGAAAGCCGCAAGGACGAGCGGGCGGCCCGGGCCAACCTCCATTTCCGGCTGGTCGAGATCGCGATGATGTTGATGCTGCCCCTGCTGGCGGTCGCGCTCGCGGTTCCGCCGAAGCGAAGCCATAGTTCGCTGGGAATTTTCGTCGGGATCGTGATGGTCGTCACGTATCACAAGATCAATCAATATGCCGAAAGCGCCGGCGCGCAGGGGCGGTTACAACCCGAACTTGCGCTGTGGCTTCCTTTCCTTGGGCTCGTCGCGCTGATTGCCTGGATGTACCATGTCATCGCCCACCGGCCCGGCGGACAGCCGATCGGGGCGCTGGAAGCGGCATTTGCCAAGCTCGGCCGGGCGGTCCGGCGGATGCTTCCCAAGCGGCGCTTTGAGCGAACGGTTGCGGCGGCATGA
- a CDS encoding DUF2141 domain-containing protein yields the protein MSKSSIPFLAAGAGLFAALALAGIPGSAEASASCAAGRPSVLVRVDGLKQPTGQLKVSLYGSDASLWLAKQGRIHRTKVPVTGKAMDICLPVPAPGRYAVAVHHDLNLNGSRDRQDGGGYSRNPKVSLLNPKPPFARASFPVGQEQAQVGVTLLYIKGMSVGPAGS from the coding sequence ATGTCGAAATCTTCGATCCCTTTTCTCGCTGCCGGAGCTGGCCTCTTCGCCGCGCTTGCGCTGGCCGGCATCCCGGGATCGGCGGAAGCCAGCGCCAGCTGCGCGGCGGGCAGGCCGTCGGTGCTCGTTCGGGTTGACGGCCTCAAGCAGCCGACCGGCCAGCTCAAGGTTTCGCTTTACGGTTCCGACGCCAGCCTGTGGCTCGCCAAGCAGGGACGAATTCACCGGACCAAGGTGCCGGTGACGGGCAAGGCGATGGACATCTGCCTGCCGGTTCCCGCGCCCGGACGCTATGCGGTGGCCGTCCATCACGACCTCAACCTCAACGGTTCGCGCGACCGCCAGGATGGCGGCGGCTATTCGCGCAACCCTAAGGTTAGCTTGCTTAACCCCAAGCCACCCTTCGCCCGGGCTTCCTTCCCGGTCGGTCAGGAACAGGCACAGGTCGGCGTGACCTTGCTTTACATCAAGGGGATGAGCGTAGGACCGGCAGGAAGTTGA